The following proteins are encoded in a genomic region of Populus trichocarpa isolate Nisqually-1 chromosome 13, P.trichocarpa_v4.1, whole genome shotgun sequence:
- the LOC7473269 gene encoding agamous-like MADS-box protein AGL80 translates to MTRKKVKLAYITNDSARKATFKKRKKGLMKKVSELSTLCGIEACAIICSPYDTQPEVWPSPLGVQRVLSQFQRLPEMEQCKKMVNQESFLRQRITKANGHLKKQRKDNREKEVTHAMFQCLTGKSLQNLNLMDLNDLGWMVDRNLKEINKRSDSLKNVTNSQMAAGPSGEHPSQRAEVPVFEVNNDNMQRQQWFMDLLTPQEPLGFGGSDEMMLPFVDNNQNPPWSNTFFP, encoded by the coding sequence ATGACTAGAAAGAAGGTTAAGCTTGCATACATTACTAATGATTCTGCAAGAAAAGCAACCttcaaaaaaaggaagaagggtCTAATGAAGAAGGTAAGTGAGCTAAGCACCCTTTGTGGGATTGAAGCTTGTGCGATAATTTGTAGCCCATATGACACTCAACCTGAGGTTTGGCCCTCTCCTCTGGGGGTCCAGCGTGTGCTAAGCCAGTTCCAGAGATTGCCTGAGATggaacaatgcaagaagatggTGAATCAGGAAAGTTTCCTTAGGCAAAGAATCACAAAAGCCAATGGGCATCTCAAGAAACAGCGAAAGGACAACCGTGAGAAGGAAGTGACGCATGCCATGTTCCAGTGCTTGACTGGGAAGAGCTTGCAAAACCTGAACCTGATGGATTTGAATGATCTGGGATGGATGGTTGACCGAAACTTGAAGGAAATTAACAAGAGGTCTGACTCACTTAAGAATGTGACCAATTCCCAAATGGCAGCAGGACCTAGTGGGGAGCATCCATCACAGAGGGCAGAAGTGCCGGTTTTTGAGGTGAACAATGATAACATGCAGAGGCAGCAGTGGTTCATGGATTTGCTGACCCCACAAGAGCCTCTGGGATTTGGTGGGTCGGATGAGATGATGCTGCCATTCGTGGATAACAACCAAAATCCTCCTTGGTCTAATACCTTTTTCCCTTGA